One segment of uncultured Methanobrevibacter sp. DNA contains the following:
- a CDS encoding glycosyltransferase family protein, with translation MKIGAIIQARSSSSRLAKKVLKPLPFGSDICVLQQVIRRVLKSELLDEVIVATSTNEEDLDIVDVAKKENVPYYCGSLDNVLERYYNAAVLNDLDVIVRITSDCPCMDSNVIDKIIQNHLDLNADYTSNSLKESFPRGIDVEVINFNVLKRAYLEASENYEKEHVTPFIYKSHPDEFKINLYVQDDDNSDIRITLDTPQDYTLLCCVYDNLYDDDNYFSLNDVLELFDKKPWMKSINKEIIQKKVCSTLSEEIEEAIHLCEVQDLNKAKEFIENHFGA, from the coding sequence ATGAAAATAGGCGCAATCATTCAGGCTAGAAGTTCTTCTTCAAGACTTGCGAAAAAAGTATTGAAACCTTTGCCTTTTGGTAGTGATATTTGTGTATTGCAGCAGGTTATCAGACGTGTTTTAAAATCAGAATTACTTGATGAAGTTATTGTTGCAACAAGCACAAACGAAGAAGACTTGGATATTGTCGATGTTGCAAAAAAGGAAAATGTACCTTATTACTGCGGTAGTTTGGATAATGTTTTGGAGAGATATTATAATGCTGCTGTTTTAAATGATTTGGATGTAATTGTTAGAATAACAAGTGACTGTCCATGCATGGACAGTAATGTAATTGATAAAATAATTCAAAATCATTTGGATTTAAATGCGGATTACACTTCAAATTCTCTTAAAGAGTCTTTTCCAAGAGGAATTGACGTTGAAGTAATTAATTTCAATGTTTTAAAAAGGGCATATCTGGAAGCATCTGAAAATTATGAAAAAGAGCATGTAACTCCATTTATATACAAATCACATCCTGATGAGTTTAAAATCAATTTATATGTTCAGGATGATGATAATTCAGACATTAGAATTACATTGGACACTCCGCAGGATTATACATTATTATGTTGTGTTTATGATAATTTATATGATGATGACAATTATTTTTCATTAAATGATGTCCTTGAGCTATTTGATAAAAAACCCTGGATGAAATCCATAAATAAAGAAATTATTCAAAAAAAGGTCTGTTCAACATTATCAGAAGAGATTGAAGAAGCAATTCATTTATGCGAAGTTCAGGATTTAAACAAAGCTAAAGAATTTATTGAAAATCACTTTGGAGCATAA
- the pseC gene encoding UDP-4-amino-4,6-dideoxy-N-acetyl-beta-L-altrosamine transaminase, whose product MIIISKFLPYGKQMIDDEDIEEVVKTLKSPFITQGPKIEEFERGIAKYCGAKYAVAFNSGTSALHGAYFALGLKKGDEMITSPNTFVATANAGLYLGANVKFADIKKETGNIDVSKIKTTEKTKLITPVHYSGNPADLKEISEIDNVKIIEDGAHALGAMYNGKKIGCLTYSEMAMFSFHPVKHITTGEGGIIVTNDENYYERLQLFKSHGITKNNLVNEFPGDWYYEMQELGFNYRITDIQCALGISQLKKLDSFVKSRRKIAKTYNEIFEDNPYFDVTSEKENRKSSYHLYPILLKDHLIKDKKEIFAKLRANGLGVQVHYIPVYKQPYYQKLGFKNDLCPVCEEFYRKVFSIPMYPTLTDEDIEFVNETLNKVLGEF is encoded by the coding sequence GTGATTATTATTTCTAAATTTCTTCCTTATGGAAAACAGATGATTGATGATGAGGATATTGAAGAAGTGGTTAAGACCTTAAAATCTCCATTTATTACCCAGGGACCTAAAATCGAAGAGTTTGAAAGAGGTATTGCTAAATATTGCGGAGCAAAGTATGCAGTTGCATTTAACTCCGGTACTTCGGCTCTCCATGGTGCTTATTTTGCATTAGGTCTTAAAAAAGGAGATGAAATGATTACTTCTCCAAATACTTTTGTCGCAACAGCCAATGCAGGTCTTTATTTAGGTGCAAATGTAAAATTTGCAGATATAAAAAAAGAAACTGGAAATATTGATGTTTCTAAAATCAAAACAACAGAAAAAACTAAATTAATAACTCCGGTTCATTACTCCGGAAATCCTGCTGACCTGAAAGAGATCTCAGAAATTGATAATGTCAAAATCATTGAAGATGGTGCACATGCATTGGGTGCTATGTACAACGGCAAGAAAATAGGTTGTCTTACATATTCTGAAATGGCAATGTTCAGTTTCCATCCTGTAAAGCATATTACCACAGGAGAAGGTGGAATAATTGTCACAAATGATGAGAACTATTATGAAAGATTACAGTTATTCAAATCACATGGAATAACTAAAAACAATTTGGTTAATGAATTTCCAGGCGACTGGTACTATGAAATGCAGGAACTGGGATTCAATTATCGTATAACTGATATTCAATGTGCATTAGGCATTTCACAGCTTAAAAAATTAGATTCATTCGTTAAATCAAGAAGAAAAATTGCTAAAACATACAATGAAATCTTTGAAGATAATCCTTATTTTGATGTCACTTCTGAAAAGGAAAACAGAAAGTCTTCATATCATTTATATCCGATTTTACTTAAAGACCACTTAATAAAAGATAAAAAGGAAATTTTTGCAAAGCTCAGAGCTAATGGTCTTGGAGTACAGGTTCATTATATTCCAGTTTACAAACAGCCTTATTATCAGAAATTAGGATTTAAAAATGATTTATGTCCTGTTTGTGAAGAATTTTACAGAAAGGTATTCAGTATTCCAATGTATCCTACATTAACTGATGAGGATATTGAATTCGTTAATGAAACCCTTAATAAAGTACTTGGTGAGTTTTAA
- the pseB gene encoding UDP-N-acetylglucosamine 4,6-dehydratase (inverting) encodes MLDDKVILITGGTGSFGKKFTERVLKQFNPKKVIIYSRDEYKQYLMQRQFAEHKKILRYFIGDVRDKQRFARACDGVDIIVHAAALKQVPACEYNPLEAIKTNIDGARTIVDVAIDKEVEKVVALSTDKAVNPSNLYGATKMVSDKLFIAANAYVGAKNTKFSVVRYGNVSGSRGSVIPFFKTLIDEGATKLPITDMRMTRFWITLDEAVDLVIKAIDEARGGELFIHKCPSFRVIDLAEAMLPGCELEDVGIRAGEKLHEVMITDEDSRSAYEYDDYYIIYPELEWWSNHEVEGGKKVEDRFFYASDNNEDWLTVEDLREALKDMDIIY; translated from the coding sequence ATGTTAGATGATAAAGTAATTTTAATTACTGGAGGAACTGGTTCTTTTGGAAAAAAGTTCACTGAAAGAGTTTTAAAACAGTTCAATCCCAAAAAAGTTATTATTTATTCTAGAGATGAATACAAACAATATCTGATGCAAAGACAATTTGCCGAACATAAAAAGATATTACGTTATTTTATTGGAGATGTAAGGGATAAGCAACGTTTTGCTAGAGCTTGTGATGGTGTGGATATCATTGTTCATGCGGCTGCCCTAAAACAGGTGCCTGCCTGTGAATATAATCCTTTGGAAGCCATTAAAACCAACATTGACGGTGCAAGAACTATTGTTGATGTTGCAATTGACAAGGAAGTTGAAAAAGTAGTTGCACTGTCAACAGATAAGGCGGTAAATCCTTCAAATCTTTATGGTGCAACAAAAATGGTTTCAGATAAGCTATTCATCGCCGCCAATGCTTATGTTGGTGCAAAAAATACTAAATTTTCTGTAGTTCGTTATGGTAATGTAAGCGGAAGCAGAGGTTCTGTAATACCTTTCTTTAAAACATTGATTGATGAGGGCGCTACTAAATTGCCTATCACAGATATGAGAATGACTCGTTTTTGGATTACTCTTGATGAAGCAGTTGATCTTGTTATCAAAGCTATTGATGAAGCTAGAGGTGGAGAATTATTTATTCATAAATGTCCATCATTTAGGGTTATTGATTTGGCTGAAGCTATGCTTCCGGGATGTGAACTTGAAGATGTGGGAATCCGCGCAGGTGAAAAGCTACATGAAGTTATGATTACTGATGAAGATTCAAGATCTGCTTATGAATATGATGACTATTATATAATTTATCCGGAACTTGAATGGTGGTCTAATCATGAAGTCGAAGGCGGAAAAAAGGTTGAAGACAGATTTTTCTATGCATCAGATAATAATGAAGATTGGTTAACTGTTGAAGATCTTAGAGAAGCTTTAAAAGACATGGACATTATATATTAG